Proteins from one Osmerus mordax isolate fOsmMor3 chromosome 21, fOsmMor3.pri, whole genome shotgun sequence genomic window:
- the cp110 gene encoding uncharacterized protein cp110 codes for MEDYEDFARRRLLELRLKGSNVRQPSNQQGPGCHDDHSVIRFRGLPILPPLLSAEQRGEMQRYREEACSALDKRNTLLETRMSRIQNILHSVQLRRAPTLEEFIHGDPGLAAYKAPFHASSTSRTPPSLSDDASVSQSDDALESVKDCLSCSPQSGLMHDGKPFVSDRQLTSTAYSAFSTNRLTHPLRSNQMPSPMTSTEPRTQSGDREMRSQDVTSEPLADVSHQTQSSGYDTYDNAERSGFVSTRAEEREGVAGLEQDTISQGGFFLHDTTSMMPDVIGLPPLGGRGPEEKCDEEPDTRDGCLHGDSVEEARSDLSRLDDVTGSRASGGPAMPSPSCVDQEVSPPMGNLGESHPGSICEFLEISTQSKQGQNMDARAQGQGTPTSPEGHAACKGTSVHPQRPNPDPAEPLNRPKGQDEEPGRGQEEENTELEPQGGPYRLSLQTLLKKSQEHRRRQRQLRNQAKAMRTRDGGEEQGRRRGEEERGGEEQGFSDKENDEFPKTGRTLEGRRTRERRREPAMGTFRKEAWGPGEEAKEKSRYLGREESAGRDSGKKRWDGERDREGGSQTEALTSEDVHLDLSPEVMPQSRLTDLLPLAQYATSTALEAPVQTRGPGTASGPDRPPSLRIGKFHIVPTPQFCMSPVRCKSKGNEMPGRDCRGVTSMGNLQVNAPLDVEDLQDPAGPSVSPTAPPVTGGGIAGVPVSTSSEQGEQIALLELNLSSLKALISDLENTLTEPPENHTHTGDGHTHTAEHHTHTAARDLQAVGRLARPGPADDGELDVDHKRSHGDRSLDAVVEGTDLAHHVHVDVSRLFLQDEEGWTGDLRETGGGREGGGEREGGGGGALTLSSAGGLPCRVQWSDLVAKAEEVSIVSYRKQEVSQTQKPVTRCVTSLAQKMRVLDVFRKVPPETNVPYKTSILADTSNHRPDRHDHDSSHFLSLNRSYDVDMPSGLWDHEASGSELKGHNLQVKQLTPENWEGGGQGGASRAKRRLLMQATEENEGGRGGGRGAGGGMDRPLSSTPKGSMWRSGGVCVELAQQKLKHTHAAQVRVLQEEQKQQQLELLQTLAVRYRLLQSVSFPCPAPSSRLLDVPTALLPPSPPSSPLPDSPPASPSQSPSALPVCLRPLLAALVKGYLTRRLLKTERVGQLLRTIKDTQRFLQAFRPPHTPQTPGRGEFSSRQDLLLQERVSLQLRSALYEVHDVFFRLRPQDRMQIISWDRQLDNHRKQRQQAGYTGQSRRSSSLSAATQKALERKRGVMIQKKTAERQKGVKVQPGVKVTSGVVESLRPARGQFKPNHRRVPKTTPSRRPR; via the exons ATGGAAGATTATGAAGATTTCGCGCGACGGCGGCTTTTAGAGCTGAGGTTGAAGGGTAGCAACGTCCGTCAACCGTCAAATCAACAGGGACCTGGTTGCCATGATGACCACTCCGTTATCCGCTTCCGTGGCTTACCCATACTGCCACCGTTG CTCTCagctgagcagagaggagaaatgCAGCGGTACAGGGAGGAGGCGTGCAGCGCCCTGGACAAGAGAAACACTCTGCTGGAGACTCGGATGTCCCGAATACAGAATATTCTACACAGCGTCCAG CTGAGGAGAGCTCCAACGTTGGAGGAGTTCATTCACGGGGACCCCGGCCTTGCAGCGTATAAAGCCCCCTTCCATGCCTCCAGCACCAGCAGAACACCTCCGTCCCTCAGTGATGACGCCTCAGTGTCGCAGAGTGATGACGCGTTAGAATCCGTCAAGGACTGCCTCTCCTGTTCCCCACAGTCAGGCCTGATgcatgatgggaaaccgttTGTGAGTGATCGTCAACTAACCTCCACGGCCTACAGTGCCTTCTCAACCAATCGCCTCACGCATCCCCTTCGCTCCAATCAGATGCCTTCACCGATGACCTCAACTGAGCCTCGCACCCAATCGGGTGACCGGGAAATGAGATCTCAGGATGTGACCTCCGAACCCCTGGCGGACGTGAGCCACCAGACACAGTCCTCGGGTTACGACACGTATGACAACGCGGAACGTTCTGGCTTTGTCTCGACAAGggccgaggagagggagggcgtaGCCGGACTGGAGCAGGACACGATATCTCAGGGAGGCTTTTTTCTTCACGACACCACATCCATGATGCCGGATGTGATCGGCCTCCCTCCCCTGGGAG GTAGGGGCCCGGAGGAGAAGTGTGATGAGGAGCCAGACACTCGCGATGGTTGCCTGCACGGAGATTCGGTGGAGGAAGCGCGCAGCGATTTGTCGCGGCTTGATGACGTCACAGGAAGCCGTGCGAGTGGTGGGCCGGCGATGCCGTCTCCCTCCTGCGTCGACCAGGAAGTGTCTCCTCCAATGGGAAACCTCGGAGAGAGCCACCCAGGAAGTATTTGTGAGTTCTTGGAGATATCCACCCAATCAAAACAGGGCCAGAACATGGACGCCCGAGCTCAAGGACAGGGGACCCCAACGAGTCCTGAAGGACATGCAGCATGCAAAGGGACATCCGTCCACCCTCAGAGACCAAACCCAGACCCAGCTGAGCCCCTGAACCGGCCTAAGGGTCAGGACGAAGAACCGGggcgggggcaggaggaggagaacacggAGCTAGAACCTCAGGGGGGTCCGTACCGCCTGAGCCTCCAGACCCTGCTCAAGAAGTCTCAGGAACACCGGCGTCGCCAACGGCAACTGAGGAACCAAGCCAAGGCCATGAGAACgcgggatgggggggaggagcaggggaggaggagaggagaagaggagcgggggggggaggagcaggggttcTCGGATAAAGAGAACGATGAGTTCCCCAAGACGGGGAGAACGTTGGAGGGCAGGAGAacgcgggagaggaggagggaaccgGCCATGGGAACGTTCCGGAAGGAAGCCTGGGGTCCGGGAGAAGAGGCGAAGGAGAAGTCCCGGTatctgggcagagaggagagcgcTGGGAGAGACTCTGGAAAGAAACGttgggacggagagagagacagagaaggaggtagTCAGACTGAGGCGTTGACCTCTGAGGATGTTCATCTGGACCTCTCACCAGAGGTCATGCCCCAGTCGCGCCTCACAGACCTCCTCCCTCTGGCACAGTATGCCACCTCCACAGCCCTGGAGGCCCCAGTCCAGACCAGGGGCCCGGGTACAGCCAGTGGCCCAGATCGGCCTCCCTCCCTGCGGATTGGGAAGTTCCACATCGTCCCTACCCCTCAATTCTGCATGAGCCCCGTTCGCTGCAAGAGCAAAGGCAATGAGATGCCTGGAAGGGATTGTAGGGGTGTGACCTCCATGGGAAACCTCCAGGTAAATGCACCTCTCGACGTTGAGGATCTCCAGGACCCTGCTGGCCCTTCTGTTTCCCCCACAGCGCCCCCGGTGACGGGAGGTGGTATCGCAGGAGTGCCCGTTTCCACTAGCTCAGAACAGGGAGAGCAGATAGCTCTGCTGGAGCTGAACCTGTCCAGCCTGAAGGCTCTGATCTcggacctggagaacacactcacagagcctccagagaaccacacacacaccggagatggacacacacacacagcagagcaccacacacacacagcagcccggGACCTACAGGCGGTTGGGCGCCTCGCACGCCCCGGCCCGGCGGACGATGGCGAGCTTGACGTCGACCACAAACGCAGCCACGGCGACCGCTCGCTGGACGCTGTGGTCGAGGGAACCGACCTAGCCCACCACGTTCATGTGGACGTCTCCAGACTGTTCCTGCAGGATGAGGAGGGCTGGACCGGGGATCTacgggagacaggaggagggagggaaggaggaggagagagggaaggaggaggaggtggagcactGACCTTAAGCTCAGCTGGTGGTCTTCCCTGTCGAGTCCAGTGGTCAGACCTCGTAGCGAAGGCTGAGGAAGTTAGCATCGTCAgctacaggaaacaggaagtcagcCAGACACAGAAGCCTGTGACACGTTGCGTCACCTCGCTGGCCCAGAAGATGCGTGTGCTCGACGTTTTCCGGAAGGTTCCGCCGGAAACGAATGTTCCATACAAGACCTCCATCCTCGCCGACACCAGCAACCATCGGCCGGATCGACATGACCACGACTCCTCCCACTTCCTGTCACTCAACCGATCGTACGACGTGGACATGCCCTCGGGGCTGTGGGACCACGAGGCGTCCGGGTCGGAGTTGAAAGGTCACAacctccaggtgaagcagttGACTCCGGAgaactgggagggaggggggcagggaggggcgtCCAGGGCCAAACGTCGACTCCTCATGCAGGCCACGGAGGAGaacgagggaggaagaggaggaggaagaggagcaggaggagggatggacaggcctctctccagcacccctaaAG GTTCGATGTGGAGGTccggaggggtgtgtgtagagCTGGCACAGCAGAagctgaagcacacacacgctgcccAGGTCAGAGTCCTGCAGGAGGaacagaaacagcagcagctggagctACTGCAG accctgGCAGTCCGTTACCGTCTCCTCCAGAGTGTGTCCTTCCCATGTCCAGCACCCAGCTCACGTCTCCTGGATGTCCCcaccgccctcctccccccgtctcccccctcctcccccctcccagactccccccccgcctccccctcccag tcccccagtgcTCTCCCTGTGTGCTTGCGCCCACTGCTGGCGGCGCTGGTGAAGGGCTACCTGACCAGGAGGCTGctgaagacagagagggtgggACAGCTGCTGCGCACCATCAag GACACACAGCGGTTCCTGCAGGCCTTccgtcccccccacaccccccagacTCCAGGCAGAGGAGAGTTCAGCAGCAGACAGGACCTGCTGCTACAGGAGAGGGTCTCCctgcag CTGCGCTCGGCGCTGTACGAGGTGCACGACGTGTTCTTCAGGCTCCGCCCCCAGGACAGGATGCAGATCATCAGCTGGGACCGACAGCTGGACAACCACAGGAAGCAGCGACAGCAG gctgGGTACACAGGACAGTCCAGGAGGAGTAGCTCTCTGTCTGCTGCCACCCAGAAGGctttggagaggaagaggggtgtgat gATACAAAagaagacagcagagagacagaagggggtcAAAGTTCAACCAGGGGTCAAGGTCACATCAGGGGTTGTGGAGTCTCTCAGACCGGCACGCGGGCAGTTCAAACCAAACCATCGCAGAGTCCCCAAGACTACTCCCTCCAGGAGACCCCGTTAA